One segment of Odontesthes bonariensis isolate fOdoBon6 chromosome 1, fOdoBon6.hap1, whole genome shotgun sequence DNA contains the following:
- the gpalpp1 gene encoding GPALPP motifs-containing protein 1 → MSSDELIGPALPPMFREESSEDEDHEAGFAGPALPPDYKRGEPSSSSDEGEGEPEVAVKRARTARDRPAENKDDDDDDDDDGFFGPALPPGFKKQQSSPERPPAIGPALPPGFCRETCDDDDEDDAAEDEDDLPGPALPPGYRAEPSSSEEEGEDVIGPMPAKGPIQDTVALEFERRAQRMKEKLTDDTPEVLARETWMTELPPELQHIGLGARTFKKKSGPENKDRSIWTDTPADRERKTRERLEGKKKGEEEKDDVPQVSRKELEIAEKVSKYNESKRAESLMTLHTKKMKEKAKETADKPVERKPFDRDADLQVNRFDDAQKERLLKKSQELNTRFSHSKDRMFL, encoded by the exons ATGTCGTCTGATGAACTTATTGGACCTGCTTTGCCCCCGATGTTTAGAGAGGAGAGCTCTGAAGACGAAGATCACGAAGCAGGCT TCGCTGGACCCGCTTTGCCTCCCGATTATAAACGGGGGGAACCGTCGAGCTCCTCGgatgagggtgagggtgagccGGAGGTGGCGGTCAAAAGAGCCAGGACAGCCAGAGATAGACCTGCAGA GaacaaagatgatgatgatgatgatgatgatgatggtttCTTTGGGCCAGCTCTGCCTCCaggatttaaaaaacaacagagtTCTCCAGAAAG GCCGCCTGCGATCGGACCGGCTTTGCCCCCAGGGTTTTGCAGAGAAacttgtgatgatgatgatgaagacgATGCTGCTGAGGACGAAGACGATCTCCCAGGGCCTGCCTTACCCCCGGGCTACCGTGCCGAGCCTTCGAGCAGCGAGGAAGAGGGTGAGGATGTGATTGGACCCATGCCTGCCAAAGGACCTATTCAGGACACTGTGGCACTTGAGTTTGAGCGCAGGGCACAAAGGATGAAAGAGAAGCTGACAGAT GACACTCCTGAGGTGCTGGCCAGAGAGACATGGATGACGGAGCTCCCACCAGAACTGCAGCACATTGGCTTGGGGGCGCGGACTTTCAAGAAGAAGTCCGGTCCAGAAAACAAGGACCGCTCCATTTGGACGGACACGCCAGCCGACAGGGAGCGCAAGACCAGG GAACGTCTGGAAGGAAAGAAGAAGGGTGAGGAGGAGAAAGATGACGTCCCACAAGTTTCCCGGAAGGAATTGGAAATTGCGGAGAAAGTATCTAAATATAAT GAATCTAAGCGCGCCGAGTCCCTCATGACTTTGCACACaaagaagatgaaagaaaaagcCAAGGAAACCGCAGACAAACCAGTGGAGAGGAAGCCTTTTGATCGGGACGCCGACCTGCAGGTGAATCGCTTTGACGACGCTCAGAAGGAGCGGCTGCTGAAGAAGTCTCAGGAGCTGAACACGCGCTTCTCCCACAGCAAGGACCGAATGTTCCTGTAA
- the ercc3 gene encoding general transcription and DNA repair factor IIH helicase/translocase subunit XPB: MGKRDKGDREKKPKKRFYEEEDDEEEATGNDPQEAVPAAAGKQVDESGTKVDEYGAKDYRMQMQLKNDHSSRPLWVAPDGHIFLEAYSPVYKYAQDFLVAIAEPVCRPNHIHEYKLTAYSLYAAVSVGLQTSDIVEYLQKLSKTSVPDGIVQFIKLCTMSYGKVKLVLKHNRYFVESAFPDVIQRLLQDNVIRECRLRTGDGAETELITEVIHSKSAISKSVQEKGGTSTSQQPSDGQTSTQQVPEDIFSYYEQMDKEEEEEEETQTVSCEIRQEMIEELQKRCIQLEYPLLAEYDFRNDTVNPDINIDLKPTAVLRPYQEKSLRKMFGNGRARSGVIVLPCGAGKSLVGVTAACTVRKRCLVLGNSSVSVEQWKSQFKMWSTIDDSQICRFTSDAKDKPIGCSIAISTYSMLGHTTKRSWEAERVMEWMRSQEWGLIILDEVHTIPAKMFRRVLTIVQAHCKMGLTATLVREDDKIVDLNFLIGPKLFEANWMELQNNGYIAKVQCAEVWCPMSPEFYREYVAIKTKKRILFYTMNPNKFRACQFLIRFHERRNDKIIVFADNVFALKEYAIRLNKPYIYGPTSQGERMQILQNFKHNPKINTIFISKVGDTSFDLPEANVLIQISSHGGSRRQEAQRLGRVLRAKKGMVAEEYNAYFYSLVSQDTQEMAYSTKRQRFLVDQGYSFKVITKLAGMEEEDLMFSTRDDQQQLLQKVLAASDLDAEEEVVAGELGTRPQVSRRAGTMSSMSGADDTIYMEYQSRGSKASAAGKSVHPLFKRFRK; this comes from the exons ATGGGTAAACGGGATAAAGGAGATCGGG agaagaaaccAAAGAAGCGGTTTTACGAGGAGGAAGACGATGAAGAGGAGGCGACAGGCAACGACCCTCAGGAAGCCGTTCCTGCTGCTGCGGGAAAACAAGTGGATGAGTCCGGTACAAAGGTGGATGAGTACGGGGCCAAAGACTATCGCATGCAGATGCAGTTAAAGAACGACCACTCCTCACGCCCACTCTGGGTG GCTCCAGATGGACACATCTTTTTGGAGGCCTACTCACCGGTGTATAAGTACGCCCAAGATTTTCTCGTGGCCATTGCAGAGCCGGTGTGCAGGCCTAACCATATCCATGAGTACAAGCTGACTGCGTATTCCCTATATGCAGCCGTCAGTGTGGGGCTGCAGACTTCTGATATTGTGGAGTACCTTCAGAAACTCAGCAAGACATCTGTACCTGATGGAATTGTGCAGTTCATTAAG CTCTGCACTATGAGCTATGGGAAGGTCAAACTGGTGCTCAAACACAATAG GTACTTTGTAGAGAGCGCCTTCCCTGATGTGATCCAGCGCCTTCTGCAGGACAACGTGATCCGTGAGTGTCGTCTCCGCACTGGAGACGGAGCAGAAACGGAGCTTATTACTGAAGTCATCCACAGCAAGTCAGCG ATCTCCAAGTCCGTTCAGGAAAAGGGAGGTACTTCCACCTCGCAGCAGCCGAGCGATGGGCAAACTTCAACCCAGCAGGTCCCTGAGGACATATTCAGCTACTATGAGCAGATGgataaagaggaagaggaggaggaggagactcAGACTGTGTCCTGTGAAATTCGCCAG GAGATGATTGAAGAGCTACAAAAGCGTTGTATTCAGCTGGAGTATCCCCTCTTAGCGGAGTATGACTTTCGCAATGACACAGTCAACCCAGACATCAACATCGACCTGAAGCCCACTGCCGTGTTACGGCCCTACCAGGAGAAGAGTCTGCGCAAAATGTTTGGAAATGGACGTGCGCGCTCGGGAGTCATCGTACTGCCCTGCG GAGCGGGCAAATCTCTGGTGGGCGTGACAGCAGCATGCACCGTGCGTAAACGCTGCCTGGTGTTGGGCAACTCCTCTGTGTCCGTGGAGCAGTGGAAGTCCCAGTTCAAGATGTGGTCCACTATCGATGACTCTCAGATCTGCCGCTTCACCTCCGATGCCAAAGACAAGCCCATTGGCTGCTCAATAGCCATTAGCACCTACTCCATGCTGGGCCACACCACCAAGCGATCCTGGGAGGCTGAAAGGGTCATGGAGTGGATGCGGAGCCAGGAATGGGGACTCATTATCCTGGATGAGGTGCACACCATCCCTG CAAAGATGTTTCGTCGTGTTCTGACCATTGTCCAGGCCCACTGCAAAATGGGCCTCACCGCCACGCTGGTCAGGGAAGATGACAAGATTGTGGACCTCAACTTCCTTATCGGGCCGAAGCTGTTTGAGGCTAACTGGATGGAACTGCAGAACAATGGTTATATTGCCAAAGTCCAGTGTGCAGAG GTGTGGTGTCCAATGTCTCCGGAGTTTTACAGAGAATATGTGGCCATTAAGACAAAGAAGCGCATCCTGTTTTACACCATGAATCCCAATAAGTTCCGAGCTTGTCAGTTTCTCATTCGCTTCCACGAGCGGCGTAATGACAAGATCATTGTCTTTGCTGACAATGTGTTCGCCTTGAAGGAATACGCCATTCGCTTGAACAA GCCTTACATCTATGGTCCCACCTCTCAGGGAGAGCGAATGCAGATTCTACAGAACTTCAAACACAACCCCAAGATCAACACCATTTTCATCTCCAAG GTTGGAGACACTTCCTTTGATTTGCCAGAGGCCAATGTTCTGATCCAGATCTCTTCCCATGGCGGGTCGCGCAGACAGGAGGCCCAGAGGCTCGGCAGAGTTTTGAGAGCCAAGAAAG GAATGGTGGCAGAGGAGTACAACGCATACTTCTATTCACTGGTGTCCCAGGACACCCAGGAGATGGCTTACTCCACCAAGAGGCAGAGGTTCCTCGTGGACCAGGGATACAGCTTTAAG GTCATCACCAAGTTGGCGGGTATGGAGGAAGAGGACTTGATGTTCTCCACCAGAGACGACCAACAGCAGCTGCTTCAGAAGGTGCTGGCTGCCTCAGACCTGGATgctgaggaggaggtggtggcaGGCGAACTGGGCACGCGACCACAG GTCTCAAGGCGAGCAGGCACCATGAGTTCCATGTCTGGTGCAGATGACACCATCTACATGGAATATCAGAGCCGGGGCAGCAAAGCCTCTGCAGCGGGCAAGAGTGTTCACCCACTGTTCAAGCGCTTCAGAAAGTAG